A stretch of Oryza brachyantha chromosome 4, ObraRS2, whole genome shotgun sequence DNA encodes these proteins:
- the LOC102714281 gene encoding U4/U6 small nuclear ribonucleoprotein Prp31 homolog produces MASLADSFLADLDELSDNEAYPEEENAEAVGMEEIGDDDMPDLESLNYDDLDSVSKLQKAQRYNDIMHKVEDALQKGTDFSNQGSILEEDPEYQLIVDCNALSVDIENEIIIIHNFIRDKYRLKFPELESLVHHPIDYARVVQKIGNEMDLTLVDLEGLLPSAIIMVISVTASTTSGKPLSEENLVKTIEACERALTLDAAKKKVLEFVESRMGYIAPNLSAIVGSAVASKLMGTAGGLGALAKMPACNVQLLGAKRKNLAGFSTATSQFRVGYLEQTDVFQSTPPALRTRACRLIAAKSTLAARIDSIRGDPTGKAGRSLLEEIRKKIEKWQEPPPAKLPKPLPVPDFEPKKKRGGRRLRKMKERYAQTDMMKLANRMQFGVPEESSLGDGLGEGYGMLGQAGSGKLRVSTAPSKLAAKVAKKFKEKSYGSSGATSGLTSSLAFTPVQGIELSNPQAHGNLLGSGTQSTYFSETGTFSKIKRT; encoded by the exons ATG GCAAGCCTTGCTGATTCTTTCTTAGCGGATCTTGATGAACTGTCAGACAATGAAGCATATCCT GAGGAAGAAAATGCTGAAGCAGTGGGTATGGAAGAGATTGGTGATGATGATATGCCTGACCTTGAGTCTCTTAATTATGATGACCTTGATAGTGTTTCAAAGCTTCAGAAGGCACAACGTTACAATGACATAATGCAT AAAGTTGAAGATGCACTTCAGAAAGGTACAGACTTTTCCAATCAAGGGTCCATCCTGGAGGAAGATCCAGAATACCAGCTAATTGTTGATTGCAATGCTTTATCAGTAGATATTGAGAATGAGATAATTATAATCCATAACTTCATACGTGACAAGTATAGGCTGAAGTTTCCTGAACTGGAATCCCTAGTTCATCATCCGATTGATTATGCTCGTGTTGTCCAGAAGATTGGAAATGAGATGGATTTAACACTTGTAGATCTGGAAGGGCTTTTACCTTCTGCAATTATAATGGTAATCTCAGTAACAGCATCAACAACAAGTGGGAAGCCTCTTTCTGAGGAGAACTTGGTAAAAACTATTGAAGCATGTGAGAGAGCCCTTACTCTTGATGCTGCAAAGAAGAAGGTACTTGAATTTGTAGAGAGCAGAATGGGTTACATTGCACCAAACCTGTCTGCCATTGTTGGCAGCGCTGTTGCCTCGAAGTTGATGGGAACTGCTGGTGGTTTGGGAGCGCTTGCAAAAATGCCTGCTTGTAATGTTCAGTTACTTGGTGCTAAGAGGAAAAATCTTGCTGGTTTTTCGACTGCTACATCTCAGTTTCGTGTTGGCTATCTTGAACAAACTGATGTATTCCAGAGCACCCCACCAGCTCTGAGGACTCGTGCTTGCAGACTTATAGCTGCAAAGTCAACTCTAGCAGCAAGGATCGATTCAATCAGAGGTGATCCAACCGGAAAAGCTGGGCGTAGCTTGTTAGAAGAAATCCGTAAGAAGATTGAGAAGTGGCAAGAACCACCTCCCGCAAAGCTTCCAAAACCACTTCCTGTTCCAGACTTTGAGCCTaaaaagaagagaggtggTCGTCGGCTtcgaaaaatgaaagaaag ATATGCACAGACTGATATGATGAAGCTTGCTAACCGAATGCAGTTTGGTGTACCAGAAGAGAGCTCACTAG GTGATGGTTTAGGAGAAGGTTATGGCATGCTTGGACAGGCAGGAAGCGGAAAGCTACGCGTGTCAACTGCACCAAGCAAACTTGCTGCAAAAGTTGCCAAGAA ATTCAAGGAGAAGAGCTATGGTAGCAGTGGTGCAACATCGGGGCTGACTTCTAGTTTGGCATTTACACCAGTTCAG GGAATAGAGTTGTCAAATCCACAGGCCCACGGGAATCTGCTTGGAAGTGGAACTCAGAGCACCTATTTTTCAGAGACCGGTACGTTCTCGAAGATCAAAAGGACCTGA